A DNA window from uncultured Methanoregula sp. contains the following coding sequences:
- a CDS encoding class 1 fructose-bisphosphatase: MLLKDFLVEAGTDENLSELILFLSEQARDVKQGFFCTIPRTPAEEVTRNQFGEEQMELDKYADGIFINGLQKTRLVRYIATEEQSQILEVKHPKNQFGVVIDPLDGSSLIDVNLCVGSIIGIYPGHVLEKGVTMVAALYILYGPLTTLTYTTGKGVHEFVMNDSGDFVLRHKDLRIPEGKIYAPGALRKDYFPAHAQWIKSLEDAGYKLRFSGCFVGDVHQILHKGGVFSYPGFKGKEKGKLRLLYEANPMGMIIYQAGGAISNGKDDILTIKPESIGQTTPIYVGGRKEIALIETLMNNA; this comes from the coding sequence ATGCTACTCAAAGATTTTCTTGTCGAAGCAGGAACAGATGAAAACTTATCTGAACTGATCCTCTTCTTAAGTGAGCAGGCCCGGGATGTTAAACAGGGTTTTTTCTGTACCATTCCCAGGACCCCTGCTGAAGAGGTTACACGCAACCAGTTCGGCGAAGAGCAGATGGAACTCGACAAGTATGCCGACGGGATCTTCATCAATGGTCTCCAGAAGACCCGTCTCGTGCGCTATATTGCAACCGAAGAGCAGAGCCAGATTCTCGAAGTCAAACACCCGAAAAACCAGTTCGGTGTTGTCATCGATCCCCTAGACGGCTCGTCGCTGATCGATGTCAACCTGTGCGTGGGTTCCATTATCGGTATCTATCCCGGTCATGTCCTTGAGAAGGGAGTCACCATGGTTGCCGCCCTGTATATCCTCTACGGGCCCCTGACCACGCTGACCTATACCACCGGAAAAGGCGTGCACGAATTCGTGATGAACGATTCGGGCGATTTCGTGCTGCGGCACAAGGATCTCAGGATTCCCGAGGGGAAGATCTATGCCCCCGGTGCACTCCGGAAAGATTACTTCCCCGCCCATGCCCAGTGGATTAAATCTCTGGAGGATGCAGGATACAAGCTCCGGTTCAGCGGCTGTTTTGTGGGGGATGTGCATCAGATCCTCCACAAGGGAGGCGTCTTCTCGTACCCGGGGTTCAAAGGCAAGGAGAAAGGGAAGCTGCGCCTCCTGTACGAGGCAAACCCCATGGGTATGATCATCTACCAGGCCGGGGGTGCGATCAGCAACGGCAAGGACGACATCTTGACCATCAAGCCCGAATCGATCGGCCAGACCACCCCTATCTATGTGGGTGGCAGGAAGGAGATCGCGCTCATTGAAACCTTAATGAATAATGCGTGA
- a CDS encoding glucose-6-phosphate isomerase family protein, with translation MTGKNSVPDKTLRMDMHPVSWEHPLPAPSIRSAEDLSDVLADPGCGCTGPVYAMYRGVTASPEDCRWMEEQDLRFDITVIPPRELCGEYVKTKGHYHPPDPHGTGYPELYEVLAGVAHYLIQTPDCSDVVMIAARAGDVVVVPSGYGHVTINPSRNRVLEMANIVSSRFSSDYLGYESRRGAAYYEMSDGRFVKNKAYSGHNSLRLVKARRLADVSDALSDPLYSLIRKRDPVLEFLNYPEKHEALFRDLYP, from the coding sequence ATGACCGGGAAGAACTCCGTTCCCGATAAGACGTTACGGATGGACATGCACCCGGTGAGCTGGGAGCATCCGCTTCCGGCACCATCCATCCGTTCTGCGGAAGATCTCAGTGACGTGCTTGCGGACCCGGGCTGCGGCTGCACCGGTCCTGTCTATGCCATGTACCGCGGGGTTACCGCATCTCCCGAAGACTGCCGGTGGATGGAGGAGCAGGATCTCCGCTTTGACATCACCGTGATCCCGCCCCGGGAACTCTGCGGGGAATATGTCAAGACCAAAGGCCACTACCATCCGCCGGATCCCCACGGGACCGGCTATCCGGAACTCTACGAGGTGCTGGCCGGAGTGGCGCATTACCTGATCCAGACCCCGGACTGCTCCGATGTTGTGATGATCGCAGCCCGGGCCGGGGATGTGGTTGTTGTTCCCTCGGGGTACGGACATGTGACCATCAACCCGTCCAGAAACCGGGTACTGGAGATGGCAAACATCGTCTCGTCCCGTTTCTCCAGCGATTACCTTGGCTATGAATCCCGGCGCGGGGCTGCCTACTACGAGATGTCCGACGGGAGATTTGTAAAGAACAAGGCGTACTCCGGGCATAATTCCCTCCGGCTTGTAAAAGCCCGGCGCCTCGCGGATGTATCCGATGCCTTGTCCGATCCGCTGTACAGCCTGATCCGGAAGCGGGATCCTGTGCTCGAATTCCTGAATTACCCGGAGAAGCACGAAGCACTCTTCCGTGATCTGTACCCGTAA